One genomic segment of Ictidomys tridecemlineatus isolate mIctTri1 unplaced genomic scaffold, mIctTri1.hap1 Scaffold_665, whole genome shotgun sequence includes these proteins:
- the LOC144374372 gene encoding transport and Golgi organization protein 1 homolog isoform X1 yields the protein MFGYFPKDFIKVVREHTKEELQIPTDEKDFVCFDVGGDDFDNYNVEELLGFLELYDSANEDSEKAIEKVGQFPEVSQDVEPEPKPVVANSQQIESAFSENTVDLEEQFLAQKNHPHADSQTDNAQGEQTSLELFGEILPDKLKVPESEKNKTSNISQVSNEQEKTDAYKLLKKEINPYLETKEKKQEMSIIWKILKKTETTAKRVDMMDKEREMQPPHEDDFPKENTNRLNRNLHEEPNLLRHHFNMNHPEEPSLLNQPVTEDMDVSEVSQIPNTEKVDPELLITEGTPVDAADTENQLEIKVKEPADATLLDNILFLLYSFLLYLSKMLFTTLPDDTQPGPDFYGLPWKPVVFAVFFGIVSFVIFSWRTALVKDRVYQVNEQQISKKVNNFMKENEELMQKLSNYEQKMKESKKQVQETMKQNMILSDEATNYKDKMKLLEKAKELLDEGAKSLHVMLESEREQKAKNQDVIMENKKSIEKLKDVISVNTSELSELQILLTEAKLREEKGKLKCCQLQKENTMLKKEKEQLQQEVKDWSTSHAELSEQMKSFEKTQKDLQVALSQKDDTINALTNHIKQLNLFQCESESEDQSRDESDELTNGELAGDRNEKIKDQIKQMMDVSQTKTTISVVEEDLKLLQLKLRASMSTKCNLEDQIKKLESDCNSLRSSKVGLEEECKTLRQKVEILNELYQQNEMALKKKVSQEEYERLEKEQRLSAADEKVVSAVQEVKNYKRRIEEMEEALQKTKHSFTNQIAMHEKKAHDNWLKAHSAERAIAEEKREVANLRQKLLEMTQKIAVRQDEPGIVKPMLGRPDLQNPPQRGPLIHNGSFGPSPMNGGECSPPLTAEPAGRPPSATLNQKDMPRNGFDSGCGPAHMNSSSRSSSPAKVTNEGKVHMAMKGPPPFSGVPFMGPPMGRPPPPPIWYGPPLQLGGPFGPRPIPPPFGPGMRPPIGFREYAPGVTPGKWDLPFDPRDFFPGPAPAPFRPLGSFGPREYFIPGAPLPPPTHGPQDYGQPPAAKDLMPSGFKDETPPNSQE from the exons gagaaagattttgtatgttttgatgttggaggagatgattttgataattataacgtagaagaacttctaggatttttggaattgtatgattctgcaaatgaagattctgagaaagctatagaaaaagtgggacaatttcctgaagtctcccaggatgttgaacctgaacctaaaccagtagtagcaaactcacaacaaattgaaagtgcattctcagaaaacactgtggatcttgaggaacaatttttggctcagaagaaccatcctcatgcagatagtcaaacagataatgctcagggtgaacaaacttcacttgaactttttggagaaatactaccagataaattgaaagtgccagaaagtgaaaaaaacaaaaccagcaacatttctcaggtctcaaacgaacaggagaagactgatgcttataaacttttgaaaaaagaaatcaatccttatctagaaaccaaagaaaagaaacaagaaatgagtataatttggaagattttaaagaaaactgaaaccacagccaaaagggtagacatgatggacaaggaacgag AGATGCAGCCACCCCATGAAGatgattttcctaaagagaacacaaatcgtcttaatagaaatcttcatgaagagccaaacctcctgcgtcatcattttaatatgaaccatcctgaagagcccagcctcttgaatcaacctgtgactgaggacatggatgtttcagaagtgtctcagatcccaaatactgagaaagtagacccag agctacttataacagaaggtactcctgttgatgctgctgatacagaaaaccaactagagataaaggtcaaagagccagcagatgccacccttttggacaacatacttttcttgttatattcattcttgctttatttgtctaagatg ctgtttactacattgcctgatgatactcaacctgggcctgatttttatggactaccatggaagcctgtagtattcgctgttttctttgggattgtatcctttgtcattttctcttggagaactgctctt gtaaaagatagagtatatcaag tcaatgaacagcaaatttccaaaaaggtgaacaatttcatgaaagaaaatgaagaactaatgcagaaattgtcaaattatgaacagaag atgaaggaatcaaagaaacaggtccaagagaccatgaaacaaaatatgattctttctgatgaagcaactaattataag gataaaatgaagcttcttgaaaaagctaaagaacttctggatgagggagctaaaagtcttcatgttatgttagaatctgagagagaacagaaagctaagaatcaggacgtg ataatggaaaataagaaatctatagagaagcttaaagatgtcatttcagtaaatacttctgaactttcagag cttcaaattctccttactgaagctaagcttcgtgaagagaaggggaagttgaaatgctgtcagcttcagaaagaaaataccatgcttaagaaggagaaagagcag ttgcagcaggaagtaaaagactggagtacatcacacgctgagctcagtgaacaaatgaaatcatttgagaagacccagaaagatttacaagtagctcttagtcaaaaagatgatactattaat gctttgaCTAATCACATCAAACAGTTGAATCTGtttcaatgtgaatctgaatctgaggatcaaagtcgagatgagtcagatgaattaaccaatggagagttagcag gtgatcggaacgagaagatcaaagatcaaattaagcagatgatggatgtctctcag acaaaaactacaatatcagtagttgaagaggatctaaaacttttacaacttaagctaagagcctcgatgtccacaaaatgtaatctagaag accaaataaagaaattagaaagtgactgcaattcactacggtcttctaaagttggactggaagaggaatgcaaaactcttaggcagaaagtggagattttaaatgaactctaccagcaaaatgagatggcactaaaaaa gaaagtgagccaagaagaatatgagagactagaaaaagagcagcggctgtcagctgcagatgaaaaggtggtttctgctgtacaggaagttaaaaattacaa gcggagaattgaagagatggaagaagcatTACAGAAAACCAAGCACTCGTTTACaaaccag attgctatgcatgagaagaaagctcatgataattgg ctcaaagctcattctgcagaaagagctatagctgaagagaaaagggaagttgctaatttgagacagaa actattggaaatgacccaaaagatcgCAGTGCGTCAAGATGAACCCgggattgtaaaacctatgctgggaagaccagatttacaaaatcctcctcagagag GTCCACTGAtccataatggctcttttggtccatcccccatgaatggtggagaatgttcccctccactgacagcagagccagctgggagacctccttctgctactcttaatcaaaaagatatgcctagaaacggatttg actcaggatgtggtccagctcacatgaacagcagctccagaagttcttctccagctaaggtgacgaatgagggcaag gttcatatggctatgaaagggccccctcctttctcaggggtacccttcatgggacccccgatgggacggcctccaccacctcccatttggtatggaccgccacttcagctcggtgggccttttgggcctcggccaattcctccaccatttg gtcctggtatgcgtccaccaataggcttcagagaatatgcaccaggtgttacacctggaaaatgggatttgccttttgaccctcgtgatttttttccaggacctgcaccagcaccatttagacctttaggctcatttggcccaagagagtacttcattcctggtgccccattaccacctccaactcatggtccccaagactatgggcaaccacctgctgcaaaagacttaatgccttcaggctttaaagatgaaactccacctaattctcaagagtag
- the LOC144374372 gene encoding transport and Golgi organization protein 1 homolog isoform X2 translates to MFGYFPKDFIKVVREHTKEELQIPTDEKDFVCFDVGGDDFDNYNVEELLGFLELYDSANEDSEKAIEKVGQFPEVSQDVEPEPKPVVANSQQIESAFSENTVDLEEQFLAQKNHPHADSQTDNAQGEQTSLELFGEILPDKLKVPESEKNKTSNISQVSNEQEKTDAYKLLKKEINPYLETKEKKQEMSIIWKILKKTETTAKRVDMMDKEREMQPPHEDDFPKENTNRLNRNLHEEPNLLRHHFNMNHPEEPSLLNQPVTEDMDVSEVSQIPNTEKVDPELLITEGTPVDAADTENQLEIKVKEPADATLLDNILFLLYSFLLYLSKMLFTTLPDDTQPGPDFYGLPWKPVVFAVFFGIVSFVIFSWRTALVKDRVYQVNEQQISKKVNNFMKENEELMQKLSNYEQKMKESKKQVQETMKQNMILSDEATNYKDKMKLLEKAKELLDEGAKSLHVMLESEREQKAKNQDVIMENKKSIEKLKDVISVNTSELSELQILLTEAKLREEKGKLKCCQLQKENTMLKKEKEQLQQEVKDWSTSHAELSEQMKSFEKTQKDLQVALSQKDDTINALTNHIKQLNLFQCESESEDQSRDESDELTNGELAGDRNEKIKDQIKQMMDVSQTKTTISVVEEDLKLLQLKLRASMSTKCNLEDQIKKLESDCNSLRSSKVGLEEECKTLRQKVEILNELYQQNEMALKKRRIEEMEEALQKTKHSFTNQIAMHEKKAHDNWLKAHSAERAIAEEKREVANLRQKLLEMTQKIAVRQDEPGIVKPMLGRPDLQNPPQRGPLIHNGSFGPSPMNGGECSPPLTAEPAGRPPSATLNQKDMPRNGFDSGCGPAHMNSSSRSSSPAKVTNEGKVHMAMKGPPPFSGVPFMGPPMGRPPPPPIWYGPPLQLGGPFGPRPIPPPFGPGMRPPIGFREYAPGVTPGKWDLPFDPRDFFPGPAPAPFRPLGSFGPREYFIPGAPLPPPTHGPQDYGQPPAAKDLMPSGFKDETPPNSQE, encoded by the exons gagaaagattttgtatgttttgatgttggaggagatgattttgataattataacgtagaagaacttctaggatttttggaattgtatgattctgcaaatgaagattctgagaaagctatagaaaaagtgggacaatttcctgaagtctcccaggatgttgaacctgaacctaaaccagtagtagcaaactcacaacaaattgaaagtgcattctcagaaaacactgtggatcttgaggaacaatttttggctcagaagaaccatcctcatgcagatagtcaaacagataatgctcagggtgaacaaacttcacttgaactttttggagaaatactaccagataaattgaaagtgccagaaagtgaaaaaaacaaaaccagcaacatttctcaggtctcaaacgaacaggagaagactgatgcttataaacttttgaaaaaagaaatcaatccttatctagaaaccaaagaaaagaaacaagaaatgagtataatttggaagattttaaagaaaactgaaaccacagccaaaagggtagacatgatggacaaggaacgag AGATGCAGCCACCCCATGAAGatgattttcctaaagagaacacaaatcgtcttaatagaaatcttcatgaagagccaaacctcctgcgtcatcattttaatatgaaccatcctgaagagcccagcctcttgaatcaacctgtgactgaggacatggatgtttcagaagtgtctcagatcccaaatactgagaaagtagacccag agctacttataacagaaggtactcctgttgatgctgctgatacagaaaaccaactagagataaaggtcaaagagccagcagatgccacccttttggacaacatacttttcttgttatattcattcttgctttatttgtctaagatg ctgtttactacattgcctgatgatactcaacctgggcctgatttttatggactaccatggaagcctgtagtattcgctgttttctttgggattgtatcctttgtcattttctcttggagaactgctctt gtaaaagatagagtatatcaag tcaatgaacagcaaatttccaaaaaggtgaacaatttcatgaaagaaaatgaagaactaatgcagaaattgtcaaattatgaacagaag atgaaggaatcaaagaaacaggtccaagagaccatgaaacaaaatatgattctttctgatgaagcaactaattataag gataaaatgaagcttcttgaaaaagctaaagaacttctggatgagggagctaaaagtcttcatgttatgttagaatctgagagagaacagaaagctaagaatcaggacgtg ataatggaaaataagaaatctatagagaagcttaaagatgtcatttcagtaaatacttctgaactttcagag cttcaaattctccttactgaagctaagcttcgtgaagagaaggggaagttgaaatgctgtcagcttcagaaagaaaataccatgcttaagaaggagaaagagcag ttgcagcaggaagtaaaagactggagtacatcacacgctgagctcagtgaacaaatgaaatcatttgagaagacccagaaagatttacaagtagctcttagtcaaaaagatgatactattaat gctttgaCTAATCACATCAAACAGTTGAATCTGtttcaatgtgaatctgaatctgaggatcaaagtcgagatgagtcagatgaattaaccaatggagagttagcag gtgatcggaacgagaagatcaaagatcaaattaagcagatgatggatgtctctcag acaaaaactacaatatcagtagttgaagaggatctaaaacttttacaacttaagctaagagcctcgatgtccacaaaatgtaatctagaag accaaataaagaaattagaaagtgactgcaattcactacggtcttctaaagttggactggaagaggaatgcaaaactcttaggcagaaagtggagattttaaatgaactctaccagcaaaatgagatggcactaaaaaa gcggagaattgaagagatggaagaagcatTACAGAAAACCAAGCACTCGTTTACaaaccag attgctatgcatgagaagaaagctcatgataattgg ctcaaagctcattctgcagaaagagctatagctgaagagaaaagggaagttgctaatttgagacagaa actattggaaatgacccaaaagatcgCAGTGCGTCAAGATGAACCCgggattgtaaaacctatgctgggaagaccagatttacaaaatcctcctcagagag GTCCACTGAtccataatggctcttttggtccatcccccatgaatggtggagaatgttcccctccactgacagcagagccagctgggagacctccttctgctactcttaatcaaaaagatatgcctagaaacggatttg actcaggatgtggtccagctcacatgaacagcagctccagaagttcttctccagctaaggtgacgaatgagggcaag gttcatatggctatgaaagggccccctcctttctcaggggtacccttcatgggacccccgatgggacggcctccaccacctcccatttggtatggaccgccacttcagctcggtgggccttttgggcctcggccaattcctccaccatttg gtcctggtatgcgtccaccaataggcttcagagaatatgcaccaggtgttacacctggaaaatgggatttgccttttgaccctcgtgatttttttccaggacctgcaccagcaccatttagacctttaggctcatttggcccaagagagtacttcattcctggtgccccattaccacctccaactcatggtccccaagactatgggcaaccacctgctgcaaaagacttaatgccttcaggctttaaagatgaaactccacctaattctcaagagtag
- the LOC144374372 gene encoding transport and Golgi organization protein 1 homolog isoform X4: MFGYFPKDFIKVVREHTKEELQIPTDEKDFVCFDVGGDDFDNYNVEELLGFLELYDSANEDSEKAIEKVGQFPEVSQDVEPEPKPVVANSQQIESAFSENTVDLEEQFLAQKNHPHADSQTDNAQGEQTSLELFGEILPDKLKVPESEKNKTSNISQVSNEQEKTDAYKLLKKEINPYLETKEKKQEMSIIWKILKKTETTAKRVDMMDKEREMQPPHEDDFPKENTNRLNRNLHEEPNLLRHHFNMNHPEEPSLLNQPVTEDMDVSEVSQIPNTEKVDPELLITEGTPVDAADTENQLEIKVKEPADATLLDNILFLLYSFLLYLSKMLFTTLPDDTQPGPDFYGLPWKPVVFAVFFGIVSFVIFSWRTALVKDRVYQVNEQQISKKVNNFMKENEELMQKLSNYEQKMKESKKQVQETMKQNMILSDEATNYKDKMKLLEKAKELLDEGAKSLHVMLESEREQKAKNQDVIMENKKSIEKLKDVISVNTSELSELQILLTEAKLREEKGKLKCCQLQKENTMLKKEKEQLQQEVKDWSTSHAELSEQMKSFEKTQKDLQVALSQKDDTINALTNHIKQLNLFQCESESEDQSRDESDELTNGELAGDRNEKIKDQIKQMMDVSQTKTTISVVEEDLKLLQLKLRASMSTKCNLEDQIKKLESDCNSLRSSKVGLEEECKTLRQKVEILNELYQQNEMALKKKVSQEEYERLEKEQRLSAADEKVVSAVQEVKNYKRRIEEMEEALQKTKHSFTNQIAMHEKKAHDNWLKAHSAERAIAEEKREVANLRQKLLEMTQKIAVRQDEPGIVKPMLGRPDLQNPPQRDSGCGPAHMNSSSRSSSPAKVTNEGKVHMAMKGPPPFSGVPFMGPPMGRPPPPPIWYGPPLQLGGPFGPRPIPPPFGPGMRPPIGFREYAPGVTPGKWDLPFDPRDFFPGPAPAPFRPLGSFGPREYFIPGAPLPPPTHGPQDYGQPPAAKDLMPSGFKDETPPNSQE; encoded by the exons gagaaagattttgtatgttttgatgttggaggagatgattttgataattataacgtagaagaacttctaggatttttggaattgtatgattctgcaaatgaagattctgagaaagctatagaaaaagtgggacaatttcctgaagtctcccaggatgttgaacctgaacctaaaccagtagtagcaaactcacaacaaattgaaagtgcattctcagaaaacactgtggatcttgaggaacaatttttggctcagaagaaccatcctcatgcagatagtcaaacagataatgctcagggtgaacaaacttcacttgaactttttggagaaatactaccagataaattgaaagtgccagaaagtgaaaaaaacaaaaccagcaacatttctcaggtctcaaacgaacaggagaagactgatgcttataaacttttgaaaaaagaaatcaatccttatctagaaaccaaagaaaagaaacaagaaatgagtataatttggaagattttaaagaaaactgaaaccacagccaaaagggtagacatgatggacaaggaacgag AGATGCAGCCACCCCATGAAGatgattttcctaaagagaacacaaatcgtcttaatagaaatcttcatgaagagccaaacctcctgcgtcatcattttaatatgaaccatcctgaagagcccagcctcttgaatcaacctgtgactgaggacatggatgtttcagaagtgtctcagatcccaaatactgagaaagtagacccag agctacttataacagaaggtactcctgttgatgctgctgatacagaaaaccaactagagataaaggtcaaagagccagcagatgccacccttttggacaacatacttttcttgttatattcattcttgctttatttgtctaagatg ctgtttactacattgcctgatgatactcaacctgggcctgatttttatggactaccatggaagcctgtagtattcgctgttttctttgggattgtatcctttgtcattttctcttggagaactgctctt gtaaaagatagagtatatcaag tcaatgaacagcaaatttccaaaaaggtgaacaatttcatgaaagaaaatgaagaactaatgcagaaattgtcaaattatgaacagaag atgaaggaatcaaagaaacaggtccaagagaccatgaaacaaaatatgattctttctgatgaagcaactaattataag gataaaatgaagcttcttgaaaaagctaaagaacttctggatgagggagctaaaagtcttcatgttatgttagaatctgagagagaacagaaagctaagaatcaggacgtg ataatggaaaataagaaatctatagagaagcttaaagatgtcatttcagtaaatacttctgaactttcagag cttcaaattctccttactgaagctaagcttcgtgaagagaaggggaagttgaaatgctgtcagcttcagaaagaaaataccatgcttaagaaggagaaagagcag ttgcagcaggaagtaaaagactggagtacatcacacgctgagctcagtgaacaaatgaaatcatttgagaagacccagaaagatttacaagtagctcttagtcaaaaagatgatactattaat gctttgaCTAATCACATCAAACAGTTGAATCTGtttcaatgtgaatctgaatctgaggatcaaagtcgagatgagtcagatgaattaaccaatggagagttagcag gtgatcggaacgagaagatcaaagatcaaattaagcagatgatggatgtctctcag acaaaaactacaatatcagtagttgaagaggatctaaaacttttacaacttaagctaagagcctcgatgtccacaaaatgtaatctagaag accaaataaagaaattagaaagtgactgcaattcactacggtcttctaaagttggactggaagaggaatgcaaaactcttaggcagaaagtggagattttaaatgaactctaccagcaaaatgagatggcactaaaaaa gaaagtgagccaagaagaatatgagagactagaaaaagagcagcggctgtcagctgcagatgaaaaggtggtttctgctgtacaggaagttaaaaattacaa gcggagaattgaagagatggaagaagcatTACAGAAAACCAAGCACTCGTTTACaaaccag attgctatgcatgagaagaaagctcatgataattgg ctcaaagctcattctgcagaaagagctatagctgaagagaaaagggaagttgctaatttgagacagaa actattggaaatgacccaaaagatcgCAGTGCGTCAAGATGAACCCgggattgtaaaacctatgctgggaagaccagatttacaaaatcctcctcagagag actcaggatgtggtccagctcacatgaacagcagctccagaagttcttctccagctaaggtgacgaatgagggcaag gttcatatggctatgaaagggccccctcctttctcaggggtacccttcatgggacccccgatgggacggcctccaccacctcccatttggtatggaccgccacttcagctcggtgggccttttgggcctcggccaattcctccaccatttg gtcctggtatgcgtccaccaataggcttcagagaatatgcaccaggtgttacacctggaaaatgggatttgccttttgaccctcgtgatttttttccaggacctgcaccagcaccatttagacctttaggctcatttggcccaagagagtacttcattcctggtgccccattaccacctccaactcatggtccccaagactatgggcaaccacctgctgcaaaagacttaatgccttcaggctttaaagatgaaactccacctaattctcaagagtag